Proteins encoded by one window of Passer domesticus isolate bPasDom1 chromosome 10, bPasDom1.hap1, whole genome shotgun sequence:
- the LOC135309058 gene encoding cytochrome P450 27C1 isoform X3: MGSALTQKHTQEYGKIFKSHFGPQFVVSIADRDMVAQVLRAEGRAPQRANMESWQEYRDLRGRATGLISAEGEQWLKMRSVLRQKILKPKDVAVYSEGVNEVITDLIKRIHTLRSQEEDGETVTNVNNLFFKYSMEGVATILYECRLGCLENNIPQQTVEYIEALELMFSMFKTTMYAGAIPKWLRPLIPKPWREFCRSWDGLFKFSQIHVDNKLKAIQSQLDQGEVVNGGLLTHLLVSKELTLEEIYANMTEMLLAGVDTTSFTLSWAIYLLAKHPEVQQRVYEEIVNKLRKDQVPVAHDVPKLPLIRAVLKETLRLYPVLPGNGRVTQKDLIIGGYLIPKGTQLALCHYATSYSEENFSVANEFRPERWLRKDNLDRVDNFGSIPFGYGIRSCIGKRIAELEIHLALIQLLQNFEITISPKTEPVHAKTHGLLTPGNSINVRFSDRK, encoded by the exons CACTCAGGAATATGGAAAGATCTTCAAGTCTCACTTTGGTCCCCAGTTTGTTGTATCCATTGCAGATCGAGACATGGTTGCTCAAGTGCTCCGAGCAGAAGGCAGAGCACCACAAAGAGCCAACATGGAATCCTGGCAGGAGTACAGAGATTTACGGGGGAGAGCcacagggctcatttctgc GGAGGGGGAGCAGTGGCTAAAAATGAGAAGTGTACTGAGGCAAAAAATTCTGAAACCCAAAGATGTGGCTGTTTACTCTGAAGGAGTCAATGAAGTTATCACAGACTTAATTAAAAGAATCCACACCCTCAGAAGTCAAGAGGAGGATGGGGAAACAGTGACCAATGTTAACAACCTTTTCTTCAAGTATTCAATGGAAG GTGTGGCCACTATTCTGTATGAATGCCGGCTGGGCTGCCTGGAAAACAACATCCCACAGCAGACTGTTGAATATATTGAGGCTCTGGAATTGATGTTTAGCATGTTTAAGACCACTATGTATGCAGGTGCTATTCCCAAATGGCTTCGTCCACTTATTCCAAAACCCTGGAGAGAGTTCTGCAGATCCTGGGATGGACTCTTCAAATTTA GTCAAATCCATGTTGACAACAAATTGAAGGCTATTCAGTCTCAGCTGGACCAAGGAGAAGTAGTGAATGGTGGGCTACTTACACACCTCCTAGTGAGTAAGGAACTTACTTTGGAAGAGATCTATGCCAACATGACTGAAATGCTTCTGGCAGGAGTGGACACA ACTTCTTTCACTTTGTCCTGGGCCATATATTTGTTGGCAAAGCACCCAGAGGTGCAGCAACGTGTTTATGAGGAAATAGTCAATAAACTGAGGAAAGATCAAGTTCCAGTTGCTCATGATGTCCCAAAATTGCCTTTGATTAGAGCTGTCCTGAAAGAAACCTTGAG GTTATATCCAGTACTGCCAGGAAATGGAAGAGTGACCCAAAAAGACTTGATCATTGGAGGATACTTGATACCTAAAGGG ACCCAGCTGGCACTTTGTCATTATGCTACTTCATACAGTGAAGAAAATTTCTCAGTGGCAAATGAGTTCCGACCTGAGCGCTGGCTGAGGAAAGATAACTTGGACAGAGTAGACAACTTTGGCTCCATCCCTTTTGGTTATGGCATTAGAAGTTGTATAGGAAAAAGAATTGCAGAGCTGGAAATCCATCTTGCACTGATTCAG TTACTTCAGAATTTTGAAATCACAATTTCTCCCAAAACGGAACCAGTTCATGCCAAAACTCATGGACTTTTGACTCCTGGGAATTCCATCAATGTCAGATTTTCTGACAGGAAGTGA
- the LOC135309058 gene encoding cytochrome P450 27C1 isoform X4, with product MVAQVLRAEGRAPQRANMESWQEYRDLRGRATGLISAEGEQWLKMRSVLRQKILKPKDVAVYSEGVNEVITDLIKRIHTLRSQEEDGETVTNVNNLFFKYSMEGVATILYECRLGCLENNIPQQTVEYIEALELMFSMFKTTMYAGAIPKWLRPLIPKPWREFCRSWDGLFKFSQIHVDNKLKAIQSQLDQGEVVNGGLLTHLLVSKELTLEEIYANMTEMLLAGVDTTSFTLSWAIYLLAKHPEVQQRVYEEIVNKLRKDQVPVAHDVPKLPLIRAVLKETLRLYPVLPGNGRVTQKDLIIGGYLIPKGTQLALCHYATSYSEENFSVANEFRPERWLRKDNLDRVDNFGSIPFGYGIRSCIGKRIAELEIHLALIQLLQNFEITISPKTEPVHAKTHGLLTPGNSINVRFSDRK from the exons ATGGTTGCTCAAGTGCTCCGAGCAGAAGGCAGAGCACCACAAAGAGCCAACATGGAATCCTGGCAGGAGTACAGAGATTTACGGGGGAGAGCcacagggctcatttctgc GGAGGGGGAGCAGTGGCTAAAAATGAGAAGTGTACTGAGGCAAAAAATTCTGAAACCCAAAGATGTGGCTGTTTACTCTGAAGGAGTCAATGAAGTTATCACAGACTTAATTAAAAGAATCCACACCCTCAGAAGTCAAGAGGAGGATGGGGAAACAGTGACCAATGTTAACAACCTTTTCTTCAAGTATTCAATGGAAG GTGTGGCCACTATTCTGTATGAATGCCGGCTGGGCTGCCTGGAAAACAACATCCCACAGCAGACTGTTGAATATATTGAGGCTCTGGAATTGATGTTTAGCATGTTTAAGACCACTATGTATGCAGGTGCTATTCCCAAATGGCTTCGTCCACTTATTCCAAAACCCTGGAGAGAGTTCTGCAGATCCTGGGATGGACTCTTCAAATTTA GTCAAATCCATGTTGACAACAAATTGAAGGCTATTCAGTCTCAGCTGGACCAAGGAGAAGTAGTGAATGGTGGGCTACTTACACACCTCCTAGTGAGTAAGGAACTTACTTTGGAAGAGATCTATGCCAACATGACTGAAATGCTTCTGGCAGGAGTGGACACA ACTTCTTTCACTTTGTCCTGGGCCATATATTTGTTGGCAAAGCACCCAGAGGTGCAGCAACGTGTTTATGAGGAAATAGTCAATAAACTGAGGAAAGATCAAGTTCCAGTTGCTCATGATGTCCCAAAATTGCCTTTGATTAGAGCTGTCCTGAAAGAAACCTTGAG GTTATATCCAGTACTGCCAGGAAATGGAAGAGTGACCCAAAAAGACTTGATCATTGGAGGATACTTGATACCTAAAGGG ACCCAGCTGGCACTTTGTCATTATGCTACTTCATACAGTGAAGAAAATTTCTCAGTGGCAAATGAGTTCCGACCTGAGCGCTGGCTGAGGAAAGATAACTTGGACAGAGTAGACAACTTTGGCTCCATCCCTTTTGGTTATGGCATTAGAAGTTGTATAGGAAAAAGAATTGCAGAGCTGGAAATCCATCTTGCACTGATTCAG TTACTTCAGAATTTTGAAATCACAATTTCTCCCAAAACGGAACCAGTTCATGCCAAAACTCATGGACTTTTGACTCCTGGGAATTCCATCAATGTCAGATTTTCTGACAGGAAGTGA